A region of the Apus apus isolate bApuApu2 chromosome 10, bApuApu2.pri.cur, whole genome shotgun sequence genome:
CCACATGGGAAAAGCAGATTTGGGAACTTCAAGGCTTTAGCAGGGAATATTTAGAGCCTTCTTCAGGAGGCCTTGCATAAACAACCCCAGCCCCCTTAGGTGAAGGCCTTTTAAGTGTTCAGATTACTTCTCTCTAGCACTCACTGCTCCTGGACATTTTGCAGCTGCTTAGCAgtaatgcagaataaagaggatGGTAGAAATATGCTGCCTGGAAGCACCTGAACATAGCAAATAGTGATGCCTGTTGCTCAGTTGACTGAGAAATAAGCCTATATAAAGCTAACTAGGGAATGTTCTCTTCACATATGATCGTGGTTGTAAGCAGCAGTTGCTGTTGTAAATATTTGCTCTGAATCTAATGTTCTGGCCTCATATGATGTTCTGTTCAAAGTCATGGGTTACAAGTACCTTAATGGTAGATGTCATAGTAAGATGTAACCAAAATACCACTTTCCctgcaaaatgcatttgaagACTTGACCCAGACCTTGGATGAAATTCCATGCCTCATCTTACTGTGATGCAGATAAATAATTTATAGTAATTTGGCTTTATCATCCATAGATAACTTAATATTGGACAATAAAAAAGACTGTTAAAGGTaatgctaattttaaaaatgctgaaatattgaggaacactgctttaaaaattcaaaCTTAATGTACTCGCTTTTGTATTCAGAAGAACCTGGAGCCTGGGATAAGAATTTCCTTCACACAGTGCTTTTCAGAAGGACTAAGTGGTAGATTTGACTTCACCAAATAATTGGTTTGGGAATTTTAGAGATTATAGTTTCACTGATTTAATACATGCAGATAAGATACTTTCTTGTTAGTGTGCAGTTTCATGCTGCTTTGATCTTCTGGTATGATAGAGCAGGTGCTGTTCTCCAGCTTTAGTTCATGCATTGTTTGGTGGTTCTGTGTAGCAGAATTTGTTCACTGCAACAGAATTTACAAACCCCAAGGTTTCACCAGAGCTCCTGGGAAAACTAGGGCAAAAGTAATGTTCATGTATGGGGTGAGTTTAATGGTATATGTAGCACCGTAGCTGCATACTTGGCTGATGTTAAGGGTTTAGGTATGTGtgctaaatatatatatatataaaatttatttttttttcaatcagcATCAAGCTACCTTGCCAGATCAGGAAGGTTTTattactggttttaaaatggaaagaatcTGTCTAACCATGTAATTGAGTGTATGCATCTGATAGGATTTCAGGCCTTTAAATGTATGTATGTTTTGTCTTCTAGCAAAAGTACTTTGATTCTGGTGACTACAACATGGCTAAAGCAAAGATGAAGAATAAGCAACTGCCCACTGCAGCTCCTGACAAGACAGAAGTCACTGGTGACCATATTCCTACTCCACAGGATCTTCCACAGCGGAAACCGTCTCTTGTTGCTAGCAAGCTGGCTGGCTGACGAGAGCAGCTGAACTGCATGATTATTCTCATTCCTGTTATTTCTCCTTAATAGTTATTTCTCACCCTCAcatccctctttttctttcttacactAAGTCATGAGACTGACAGCTTTGCAGGTAGCGATAGCATGTGCTGCTATTGTAAAGGAGTACTGTTAAGAGTAAAACGTGTAGTATTTGGACTAGTTGAGAACAATGCACTGATTAAAAAGGACAAGTTTGGTTAGAGCAATGTAATCTACTTGAAAATGTACATATTGCCCATTTCCTAGTGTAGGACTGGTTCCAGCAAGTGACATCGCAAGTTTTACAACTTctaatgtttctgcttttgttatTTCATCTTAATTACAgcatatttgtatttaatataaCCTCcagttgtgttgggtttttcttctgtgtttggttttgttgtctAAAATAGAGGTTTAGACCACAAGTTGCTAGATGGTGAagcatgtattaaaaaaaagacagggcTCTGATtgaattttgtttctgcttttgaacTTGAACGGCCTTAAACCTGTTTCAGCTTTAACAATAGAGTTT
Encoded here:
- the ARPP19 gene encoding cAMP-regulated phosphoprotein 19, yielding MSAESPEPASAEEQKEMEDKVISPEKVEEAKLKARYPHLGQKPGGSDFLRKRLQKGQKYFDSGDYNMAKAKMKNKQLPTAAPDKTEVTGDHIPTPQDLPQRKPSLVASKLAG